A single Plasmodium knowlesi strain H genome assembly, chromosome: 13 DNA region contains:
- a CDS encoding Heat shock protein DnaJ, Pfj4-like protein: protein MSKRVNYYEVLGVPQDADLSIIKKSYRTLAMKWHPDKNPNNKAEATEKFKQISEAYEVLSDPKRRRKYDLYGTDENYMPDENDEFSNFHKNFGFNDAQRIFEMFFGDSTPFGNESFFSEVMGSSFGDSRRGRMARSNDPFDNFFGSSFNISFGSSNFDTFMDGGSSFTSVETSTSNGGKFKNRFVKTSTSKTTSIINGKRVTRIETVKTLPNGTIERTVTEREEDGRGNVNVRQLPAHEMRRNKR from the exons ATGTCAAAACGGGTGAATTATTATGAAGTTCTAGGGGTTCCTCAAGATGCCGACTTAAGCATAATTAAGAAGTCGTATAGGACCTTGGCCATGAAGTGGCATCCTG aCAAAAACCCAAACAATAAGGCCGAGGCTACAGAGAAGTTCAAGCAAATTTCGGAGGCGTACGAAGTGCTATCCGACCccaagagaaggagaaaatatgaCC TGTACGGAACCGACGAGAATTACATGCCGGACGAGAATGACGAATTTTCCAACTTCCACAAGAATTTCGGATTTAATGATGCACAGAGGATATTTGAAATGTTCTTTGGAGATTCCACTCCTTTCGGGAATGAATCGTTTTTTAGTGAAGTCATGGGTTCCTCCTTTGGTGACagtagaagaggaagaatggCTAGATCCAATGACCCTTTCGATAATTTCTTCGGATCCTCCTTTAACATCTCCTTTGGTTCATCCAACTTTGACA CTTTCATGGATGGAGGTTCCAGCTTCACGTCTGTAGAGACTTCAACCTCCAACggaggaaaatttaaaaaccGATTTGTAAAAACTTCCACGTCCAAGACCACCTCCATTATTAATGGAAAGCGAGTCACAAGGATTGAGACAGTGAAGACTTTGCCTAATGGCACTATCGAGAGGACGGTGACTGAGCGTGAGGAAGATGGACGAGGCAACGTTAACGTCAGGCAGTTACCTGCACACGAAATGAGACGAAACAAAAGATGA
- a CDS encoding lysine-specific histone demethylase 1, putative, with the protein MLRRRKKLEVERDMHQMYDELQRSRRRQILRLFQEVRERRQWKNGSDEERDLPKEDEKMTYPEDEFILLDDSKMPKDDEEEEWGRRKYGGKMGQRIFKRMNRRKERIKQLKLEHKRVKYKYYNISKTEKQAPLRTSKKAYLWIREWFKMMMGRNIHSQYDIWRKGMWSLYEVLNTKQDKKEGEDTEEFSSFQDTLKKVKSLDTPFFETDSLDICLNVNSLRIPSVKDASGSSSSTRCTFSSGFESPNGVSSYDLPRDERKNGRIDQISERQYTEKGESCSLEFGKLFEKGDVVSSIHVERPAEGDALMWRVSSSQEDFQRREDNSFGRAQRECAISIPNNVITDEKKASEVISSKHAGKSSRRKKNRDGVDGDGDNPDDSVNKSDDHPKNKERKKISLFGHVKPVDIINRGVDAYPILRNQQNLYVDVLIIGSGISGLAAAYYLNKCNADILVIEGRNRIGGRAYSTILPERIINNNLLPETVVDLGANYLHCCENADVPNDHNAHSNQGDKIHEENYFTKKETLSMDSGLSVGTDNRRNGKSKKARKKFYYRRNNKRMKVRIPPDKKKEFNPLDPSNMEEMEKRLSNNVNLFKQQYAQLMERFGKIPLYSKAHQEGRNRTGERQSPEQSGNGLSAKFAQRRGEDDDPHHSYSDSNYFQARKQKKEKKKKIRKNILFMVKYNIDNICNLYSYIYKQMGLKKKKKDLLTFLKDMDENICVHTYLSDSCLSSDSSFPSSMYSSSYGDKQPPFLNGSHKCSKRENKKLKILSVNKDTRRRRGYDKSVTQLANKLKPKISLVCGKDNWESTFYAYWYNNESGKQVKTFKIYRMNLLCDKIRVRAARKIKTYLFINNNRHDTTVDNYPSCMNFPGEVIHHSEKKGENQSVSVQDIKGAQDGYEEKGKEEIGELQKSIKSDFINTNIAEEQCVKRMKVMNESRSKKKCTWTGSGVDNYDKDSIIYENYYDYGEEYYRIVRKATQPIQPKATQPIQPKVNEPIQPKVNEPIHPKVNEPIQPNANEPIQPKATHSIQPKDKKDIKSTFLFNEHKERRSMWDLLIECTEEILEEMNIHQDNFSLEEWKILMVMLQSRYGYGSDLRETSIAMCRLPFSTYMDIDVCPNYGTHDYILKHFKYYNKIRKYEQIPQVISFKDNTSADQIVLDGWKWLINFLSENIQNKILLSTVAEMVHIKEDGTFWSNDYNGVNDTSHQQGDHLLVNTQGELSSEEDPKNGTHMGNSPHCVRDSTGNYQSGDVFSEGAVQEGKGIHSAHNGKHPRGVKRTHEYYINGDEKSKGLEVVRNRCRPGENQENYNVMVQCKSYDTSKKQINKHFHGTSNLTNCNYAKVNIFAKYVIVALPLGCLTNNEKKKKKKKSYLQFEPKLHPLKIKALNNYRMGNHNKIILRFYPFDFDWPFDSLQLNCIDQKFQFLNLHAYGKIGCVLVHCFPPWSCTYGYIKNEHYIVNECLYTLHKMFENTGKKLPILVDYLITKWQDDNFSFGSYAYPHVNCTDNDLIYLRAPHPIDNPKVVFCGEYLSKSYFQCVDGAYDTGIRAAEDIAHIGLKLGGPDTKRYNTDVFFFPQDTCPFTNIPLPKVKNNLLGFYITDGSDEALTDYESSSEDDDVSNLSNIPLSLLKGEHDFLSYSLNNILKFFDHLKGDAFCKSDDGNQRREGRGEKQSSVEGGGITVEKTHTDRLKRKVDSPASDGDFSEDLVHRSIALVSPDLSPKWLNSWETSFTGGNRLTSSSIHSTPALYTHGRIEHCTSLSNYDEFSLYIDKNIIKMNDIIFHNYNETELNSIRKESISPVFLKSKFLLSQYLSSVLSKYHHFRHFIQRELFAKIEAAKDVLVDHFEWSNLPNNPLGFPFLNEKITDHTNAQMSEKKKWESAESCIFPEQTSSWMYSGYKPPSGGAHDETLLLAVSPYTAEGIRIDQNCLNGSCKKEEKTMEEHKIYEKNMNSSEKKGEKENAHMELATMRKEKINHMYVQNREISELNIYLKYFLSQNFSSDKSVEENIIYINKYQKIKLNCTGFLFFVCYLLKYIIKETNYDTCHYFIDSSVIIQLLCDYIYHLIFYKHDVLCYKCVNGGELIMCDFLGCTQGWHSYCLCSKAGAEEQKSKRKWICPSCLSTNLSQIFKRGFYNQNEIIQNYWKRRVYIYKIKFFLSRTRRIRRRLDLLQVELSKRIN; encoded by the exons ATGCTAAGAAGACGGAAGAAGTTGGAAGTGGAGAGGGATATGCATCAGATGTATGATGAACTGCAACGGTCACGTCGGCGGCAAATTCTAAGGTTGTTTCAGGAGGTGAGGGAAAGGAGGCAGTGGAAAAATGGCAGCGACGAGGAAAGGGATTTGCCAAAAGAGGATGAAAAGATGACTTACCCAGAAGATGAGTTCATATTGCTAGACGATAGCAAAATGCCCAAGGAcgacgaagaggaagagtgGGGACGAAGAAAATACGGAGGGAAGATGGGACAAagaatatttaaaagaatgaacaggaggaaagaaagaattaaACAGCTCAAATTGGAGCATAAGAGAGTTAAATACAAGTATTATAATATTTCTAAGACGGAAAAACAAGCACCATTAAGAACAAGTAAGAAGGCATATTTGTGGATTCGTGAATGGTTCAAGATGATGATGGGTAGGAATATTCATTCTCAGTATGATATATGGAGGAAGGGCATGTGGTCTCTTTATGAGGTTCTGAATACGAAGCAggataagaaggaaggagaggaCACGGAAGAATTTTCCTCATTTCAggatactttaaaaaaagtaaaatccCTGGACactcccttttttgaaaCGGATTCGCTAGATATCTGTTTGAATGTCAACTCTTTGCGAATTCCATCTGTAAAGGATGCCTCAGGGAGCAGCTCCTCCACCAGGTGCACCTTCTCATCAGGCTTCGAATCCCCCAATGGTGTTTCCTCTTACGACCTACCGAgggatgaaaggaaaaacggtCGAATAGATCAAATCAGTGAAAGACAATATACGGAGAAGGGGGAAAGTTGCTCTCTGGAGTTTGGCAAGTTGTTTGAGAAGGGTGATGTAGTAAGTAGCATTCATGTGGAGAGGCCAGCGGAAGGAGATGCTCTCATGTGGAGGGTTTCCTCTTCTCAAGAGGATTTCCAAAGAAGAGAGGACAATTCCTTCGGTAGAGCTCAAAGAGAATGCGCCATATCGATTCCTAACAATGTGATAACTGATGAGAAGAAGGCAAGTGAGGTCATTTCGAGCAAGCATGCCGGGAAGAGCagtaggaggaaaaaaaatagggatgGCGTCGATGGTGATGGTGACAATCCTGATGATTCTGTGAACAAGAGTGACGATCACCCTAAGAacaaagaaaggaaaaaaatctccCTCTTCGGTCACGTCAAACCAGTAGATATAATCAACCGAGGGGTAGACGCTTATCCGATTTTACGTAACCAACAGAACCTATATGTAGATGTTCTGATCATTGGCTCGGGAATCTCTGGACTTGCGGCGGCCTACTACCTAAACAAATGTAATGCAGACATACTAGTcattgaaggaagaaatcgaATTGGAGGAAGAGCTTACTCCACCATTCTGCCAGAGAGAATAATAAATAACAACTTGCTCCCCGAAACGGTGGTAGATTTAGGTGCGAATTACTTGCACTGTTGCGAGAATGCCGATGTACCAAATGACCATAACGCGCATTCAAATCAGGGGGATAAAATACACGAAGAGAACTACTTCacaaagaaagaaacacTGTCCATGGACTCAGGGCTCTCCGTGGGTACTGATAATCGAAGAAATGGTAAGAGTAAAAAagcaaggaagaaattcTATTATAGGAGAAATAACAAAAGGATGAAAGTTAGAATTCCACCtgataagaagaaggagttCAATCCTCTGGACCCCAGTAacatggaagaaatggaaaaacgaTTATCCAATAATGTTAACCTGTTCAAACAACAGTATGCACAATTGATGGAACGGTTTGGAAAAATCCCCCTATATAGTAAAGCTCACCAGGAAGGCAGAAATCGCACAGGGGAGAGGCAATCCCCAGAACAAAGTGGAAACGGACTCTCGGCGAAATTCGCACAGCGCCGAGGAGAAGATGACGACCCACACCACTCATACAGCGACAGCAACTACTTCCAAGCgagaaaacagaaaaaggagaaaaaaaaaaaaatcagaaaaaatattctcttcATGGTGAAATACAACATTGACAATATATGCAATCTATATAGCTACATATACAAACAGATgggattgaaaaaaaagaaaaaggatttattaacctttttaaaagacatggatgaaaatatatgtgtacatacctACCTGAGTGACAGCTGTTTAAGTAGcgattcttcctttccttcctccatgTACTCCTCCTCCTACGGAGACAAACAACCTCCCTTCCTTAATGGATCGCATAAATGctccaaaagggaaaataaaaaattaaaaatactCTCCGTCAATAAAGATactagaagaagaagaggctACGACAAGTCTGTAACTCAGCTGgcaaataaattaaaaccGAAAATATCTTTGGTCTGTGGAAAGGACAACTGGGAATCCACTTTCTATGCTTATTGGTATAATAACGAAAGTGGAAAACAAGTTAAAAcctttaaaatatataggaTGAATTTATTGTGTGATAAAATTAGGGTTAGGGCTGCtaggaaaattaaaacataTCTCttcataaataataataggcATGATACGACTGTCGATAATTATCCCTCCTGTATGAACTTCCCTGGGGAAGTCATCCATCATtcggaaaagaaaggagagaaCCAGTCGGTTTCCGTGCAGGACATAAAAGGGGCACAAGATGggtatgaagaaaaagggaaggaggagaTAGGAGAGCTACAGAAGAGCATCAAATCGGATTTTATAAATACGAACATAGCGGAAGAACAGTGTGTTAAACGAATGAAGGTAATGAACGAATCTCGgtcgaagaagaaatgcACATGGACGGGGAGCGGAGTGGACAACTACGACAAGGATTCAATCATTTATGAGAACTACTACGACTACGGAGAGGAGTACTATCGAATTGTGAGAAAGGCAACTCAACCAATCCAGCCAAAGGCAACTCAACCAATCCAGCCAAAGGTAAATGAACCAATCCAGCCAAAGGTAAATGAACCAATCCATCCAAAGGTAAATGAACCAATCCAGCCAAATGCAAATGAACCAATCCAGCCAAAGGCAACTCACTCAATCCAACCAAAGGATAAGAAGGATATAAAAAGTACATTTCTCTTTAACGAACacaaggaaaggagaagtatGTGGGATCTATTAATCGAATGCACAGAGGAAATTCTTGAAGAGATGAATATACACCAGGATAACTTCTCCCTGGAAGAGTGGAAAATATTAATGGTTATGCTACAGTCCAGATATGGCTATGGAAGTGATTTAAGAGAGACATCCATAGCCATGTGTAGACTTCCATTTTCCACCTACATGGATATTGATGTATGTCCAAACTATGGTACCCATGATTATATTctaaaacattttaaatattataataaaattagGAAATACGAACAGATTCCTCAGGTGATAAGTTTCAAGGACAACACCAGTGCTGATCAGATAGTTCTGGACGGATGGAAGTGGCTCATAAATTTCTTGTCCGAAAATATACAGAACAAAATTCTTCTCAGCACAGTAGCCGAAATGGTTCACATAAAGGAGGATGGTACATTTTGGAGTAACGACTACAATGGTGTTAATGATACTTCTCATCAGCAGGGTGATCATCTATTGGTTAATACACAGGGGGAGTTGTCTTCAGAGGAGGATCCCAAGAATGGAACCCATATGGGGAATTCCCCACATTGTGTAAGAGATTCCACTGGAAACTATCAATCTGGTGATGTCTTCTCTGAGGGTGCAGTTCAGGAGGGGAAGGGGATTCACTCTGCCCACAATGGAAAACATCCGAGGGGAGTGAAGAGGACTCATGAATACTACATCAACGGGGACGAGAAAAGTAAAGGCTTAGAAGTTGTGCGAAATCGATGCCGGCCAGGGGAAAACCAGGAAAACTACAACGTTATGGTGCAGTGCAAGAGCTACGATACGTCGAAGAAACAAATCAACAAGCATTTCCATGGCACATCGAATCTCACCAATTGCAACTACGCCAAAGTGAATATCTTTGCCAAGTATGTAATTGTTGCTTTACCACTTGGATGCTTAacaaataatgaaaaaaaaaaaaaaaaaaagaaatcgtATTTGCAGTTTGAACCCAAGTTACACCCACTGAAAATTAAAGCATTGAATAACTACAGAATGGGAAATcacaataaaataattttacgATTCTATCCATTTGATTTTGACTGGCCATTTGATAGCTTACAGCTAAACTGTATTGATCAAAAATTTCAGTTCCTTAATTTGCATGCCTATGGAAAAATTGGCTGTGTTTTAGTACACTGTTTCCCTCCCTGGTCATGTACCTATGGgtatattaaaaatgaacattacATCGTAAACGAATGTTTGTACACTTTACATAAGATGTTCGAGAATACGGGAAAGAAATTACCCATCCTCGTTGATTATTTAATTACCAAATGGCAAgatgataatttttcctttggcTCATATGCCTATCCTCATGTCAACTGCACTGATAATGATTTAATTTACTTGAGGGCTCCGCACCCGATTGATAATCCCAAGGTCGTCTTCTGTGGGGAGTACCTATCCAAGAGTTATTTCCAGTGTGTAGACGGAGCGTATGACACCGGCATACGGGCAGCTGAAGATATTGCACATATTGGATTGAAGTTAGGGGGTCCCGACACCAAACGCTACAATAcggatgtttttttcttcccacagGATACGTGCCCATTTACTAACATACCTTTGCCCaaggtaaaaaataatttacttGGATTTTACATAACGGATGGAAGTGATGAAGCGCTTACTGATTATGAAAGCTCATCGGAGGATGACGACGTGTCGAACCTTTCTAACATTCCTTTGTCCCTTCTCAAGGGGGAACACGACTTCTTGTCCTATTCGTTAAACaatattttgaaatttttcgACCATCTGAAGGGTGATGCCTTTTGCAAATCTGATGATGGCAATcaaaggagagaaggaagaggggAGAAGCAGAGTAGCGTAGAGGGGGGAGGCATAACTGTGGAGAAAACCCACACAGATAGGCTTAAGCGTAAGGTGGATTCCCCAGCGTCGGATGGGGACTTCTCCGAGGATTTAGTCCACAGATCAATCGCTTTGGTATCACCAGATTTATCCCCCAAATGGCTGAACTCCTGGGAAACCAGTTTTACTGGAGGAAATCGCTTAACTAGCTCAAGCATCCATTCGACACCTGCGCTATACACACACGGAAGGATAGAACACTGTACATCCCTGAGCAACTACGACGAGTTCAGCTTATACATAGACAAAAACATAATCAAAATGAATGACATCATTTTCCACAATTACAACGAAACTGAATTAAATTcgataagaaaagaaagcatATCGcccgtttttttaaaatcaaAATTTTTGCTCTCTCAATATTTATCATCTGTGTTGAGCAAGTATCACCACTTTAGACATTTTATTCAGAGGGAACTATTTGCTAAAATTGAAGCTGCGAAGGATGTACTTGTGGACCATTTCGAATGGAGCAATCTTCCAAATAATCCTTTgggctttccctttttaaatgaaaaaataactgATCATACAAATGCTCAAATGagtgaaaagaagaaatgggaAAGTGCAGAGAGCTGCATTTTTCCCGAACAGACAAGCTCCTGGATGTACAGTGGATATAAACCTCCAAGTGGTGGAGCACATGATGAAACCCTTCTCCTCGCCGTATCGCCTTACACTGCGGAGGGCATACGAATTGATCAGAACtgcctgaacggttcatgcaaaaaagaagaaaaaacgatGGAGGAGCATAAaatatacgaaaaaaatatgaacagttcagaaaaaaaaggagaaaaagaaaatgcacacatggaGCTAGCTACAatgagaaaagagaaaataaatcacATGTATGTTCAGAATAGGGAAATAAGCGAACTGAACATATACTTGAAATATTTCTTAAGTCAAAATTTCTCATCAGACAAAAGTGtagaggaaaatattatctacataaataaatatcaaaaaattaaattaaactGTAcaggatttcttttttttgtgtgttatCTTTTGAAgtatataataaaagaaacaaaCTATGATACTTGCCACTATTTTATTGACTCGAGTGTGATCATTCAGTTGTTGTGCGACTACATATACCACTTGATATTTTACAAGCACGACGTTCTGTGTTATAAGTGCGTAAATGGAGGGGAATTAATAATGTGTGATTTTTTAGGCTGCACTCAAGGATGGCATTCCTACTGCTTATGCTCGAAAGCGGGAGCAGAGGAGCAGAAGTCCAAGCGTAAGTGGATCTGTCCCAGCTGCCTCAGCACAAACTTGTCCCAGATTTTTAAG CGGGGCTTCTATAACCAAAATGAAATCATACAGAATTACTGGAAGAGAAGAGTTTacatttacaaaataaagtTCTTTCTCTCGAGAACACGCCGGATCAGGCGACGATTAGACCTGTTGCAAGTGGAGCTCTCCAAAAGGATTAattga